A single region of the Triticum dicoccoides isolate Atlit2015 ecotype Zavitan chromosome 2B, WEW_v2.0, whole genome shotgun sequence genome encodes:
- the LOC119366914 gene encoding uncharacterized protein LOC119366914 gives MSTVKVGMFGGSKGDVCDITGLSSFAPSSLRSMEIWSTPGHEGVINAIRFTFVDNKNNVIPVGPWGTPLRGQKSQTIHLTNVRVVELSGYTNGQYITSLSFRTTDAPRHHGPFGKVRPATGSDTYFRVPLMHGSIVAFCAQADDYLSAIGAYIKN, from the exons ATGTCGACGGTGAAGGTTGGCATGTTTGGCGGGTCCAAAGGTGATGTCTGCGACATCACCGGATTGTCAAGTTTTGCGCCGTCGAGCCTGAGGAGCATGGAGATTTGGAGCACACCGGGTCACGAAGGGGTCATAAACGCCATACGCTTCACGTTCGTCGACAACAAAAACAATGTGATCCCGGTTGGTCCATGGGGCACCCCGCTCCGTGGTCAGAAAAGCCAG ACTATTCACTTGACAAATGTGCGTGTCGTCGAGCTCTCCGGCTACACCAATGGCCAATACATCACCTCACTCTCCTTCCGCACCACCGACGCCCCAAGGCATCATGGACCATTCGGAAAAGTGAGGCCAGCAACTGGGTCCGACACTTATTTCCGCGTCCCTCTCATGCATGGCTCTATCGTGGCCTTCTGCGCCCAAGCCGACGACTACCTCAGTGCCATTGGTGCCTATATCAAGAACTGA